In Rutidosis leptorrhynchoides isolate AG116_Rl617_1_P2 chromosome 2, CSIRO_AGI_Rlap_v1, whole genome shotgun sequence, one genomic interval encodes:
- the LOC139893035 gene encoding PITH domain-containing protein At3g04780, whose protein sequence is MSTESTTSAILRNQVDLLDFIDWTGVECLNQNTSHPYPNALKQGYREDDGLILESDADEQLLIYIPFTQVIKLHSIVILGPEEEGPHVVKLYTNKEHMGFSNVSDYPPSDTITLSPENLKGTPVKLKYVKFQNVRSLTIFIEDNQSGADMTKVQKIILQGMTVETTDMKGLKKVEDH, encoded by the exons ATGTCTACTGAATCTACTACTTCCGCTATTCTACGAAATCAG GTTGATTTACTGGATTTCATAGACTGGACTGGAGTTGAATGCCTTAATCAAAACACCAGTCACCCTTACCCTAATGCTCTTAAACAG GGTTATAGAGAAGATGATGGTCTAATTCTGGAGAGTGATGCAGATGAGCAGCTTCTGATCTACATACCATTTACCCAAGTTATCAAATTGCACTCCATTGTTATTTTAGGACCCGAGGAGGAAG GTCCTCATGTCGTAAAGCTCTATACAAACAAGGAACATATGGGGTTCAG TAATGTTAGCGACTACCCTCCTAGTGACACAATTACTTTATCTCCTGAGAATCTCAAG GGAACACCTGTTAAGTTGAAGTATGTTAAGTTTCAAAATGTTCGCAG TTTGACAATATTCATCGAGGACAATCAATCTGGTGCTGATATGACGAAAGTCCAAAAGATTATTCTGCAAGGAATGAC AGTGGAAACCACAGATATGAAGGGGTTGAAGAAGGTCGAGGATCACTGA